A region of Rhodamnia argentea isolate NSW1041297 chromosome 9, ASM2092103v1, whole genome shotgun sequence DNA encodes the following proteins:
- the LOC115755385 gene encoding LRR receptor-like serine/threonine-protein kinase GSO1 isoform X1, whose protein sequence is MAILFMPHGALDNRVAVILVLLVLLCSLGHGEPTPSLRILLEAKASFVEEDPRVLSGWSPSNPNFCTWTGVSCDQLRQQVVALNLSASLLSGSISPSLGRLRNLLHLDLSSNSLTGPIPPALSNLSSLQSLLLFSNQLSGAIPPQLGSLSSLRVLRLGDNPALTGPIPPSLGDLASLVTLGLASCSLTGPIPPQVGQLPLLQNLILQQNQLTGPIPSELGNCSSLTQFTAALNGLSGSIPRELGRLGNLGLLNLANNSLSGEIDEMIGEMGELHYLNLLGNRLEGSIPKSLARLHKLQNLDLSLNWLTGGIPAELGSMGELVYLVLSNNNLSGTIPTALCSNATHLEHLILAQAQLSGPIPPQLSNCSALKQLDLSNNTLNGAIPVELYELVALTDLYLHNNSLVGSISSSIANLSSLQALALYHNDLEGSLPLEIGMLGELQLLYLYDNRLSGEIPTEIGNCSSLQMIDFFGNHLSGGIPDSIGRLDQLNLLHLRQNELVGEIPAALGKCHQLTILDLADNALSGGIPPTLGSVLALEQLMLYNNSLGGNLPHSLISLRNLTRVNLSKNRFDGSISALCSSHSFLSFDVTDNSFEDEIPPQLGNSPFLERLRLGNNQFNGSIPWTLGKIRELSLLDLSRNLLTGTVPVQLSLCKKLTHLDLNNNLLSGPVPLWLGSLPRLGELKLSSNSFTGPVPPLLSECSKLLVLSLDANSLNGTLPAEIGDLASLNVLNLNRNQLSGPIPSSIGKLGKLYELRLSENNFTGEIPVELGQLQNLQSILDLSHNNLSGQIPPSIATLSKLEALDLSHNQLFGEVPSEVGEMSSLGKLDLSYNKLQGNLGKPFSRWPAQAFQGNLHLCGSPLVPCNSFISGNQHQSGLSGSAVVIISAVSTLAAIALLVVAIALLLKSRREAFKRFNGVNCVSSTNSSQAHRKLLFHQGAAKQDFRWEDIMEATNNLSDEFMIGSGGSGKVYRAEMPTGETVAVKKISWREDLLSNRSFVREVKTLGRVRHRHLVKLIGYCSNKAAGSNLLIYEYMENGSLWDWLHQEPANWKKQRSLDWEARLRIGLGLAQGVEYLHHDCAPKIIHRDIKSSNLLLDSNMEAHLGDFGLAKSLVENYESLDTESNSWFAGSYGYIAPEYAYSMKATEKSDVYSMGIVLMELVSGKMPTGAPFGLDMDMVRWVETHIEMQGSAREELIDPALGPLLAGEENAAFQVLEIALQCTKTAPQERPSSRQACDVLFHVFNDRMMDLEKTSLDP, encoded by the exons ATGGCGATATTGTTCATGCCTCACGGAGCTCTTGATAATCGGGTTGCTGTAATCCTTGTGCTTCTGGTGTTGCTCTGCTCGTTAGGACATGGCGAGCCGACCCCGAGCCTGAGGATACTTCTGGAGGCCAAGGCGTCGTTCGTGGAAGAAGACCCGAGAGTGTTGTCCGGCTGGTCTCCGAGCAACCCGAATTTCTGTACGTGGACCGGCGTGTCTTGCGATCAGCTTCGACAACAGGTGGTGGCCCTCAACCTGTCGGCGTCCTTGCTGTCGGGGTCGATATCGCCGTCCCTGGGCCGCCTGCGAAACCTGCTCCACCTTGACCTCTCCTCCAACAGCCTGACGGGGCCGATCCCACCTGCTCTCTCCAACCTCTCCTCCCTCCaatccctcctcctcttctccaaCCAACTCTCCGGGGCCATCCCTCCTCAGCTCGGCTCCCTCTCCTCCCTCCGCGTCCTCCGCCTCGGTGACAACCCTGCCCTCACCGGCCCTATCCCTCCGTCCTTGGGGGACCTGGCAAGCCTCGTTACTCTCGGCTTGGCCTCCTGCAGCCTCACCGGCCCCATCCCACCTCAGGTCGGACAGCTCCCATTGCTGCAGAACCTCATCCTGCAGCAGAACCAGCTCACCGGCCCCATCCCGTCTGAGCTAGGCAACTGCTCCAGCCTCACGCAGTTCACCGCCGCGCTCAATGGCCTCAGCGGATCCATCCCGAGAGAATTGGGCCGGCTTGGGAATCTTGGGCTGCTGAACCTGGCGAACAACAGCCTGTCCGGGGAGATTGATGAAATGATTGGCGAGATGGGCGAGCTGCACTACTTGAACTTGCTGGGGAACCGGCTGGAGGGTTCCATCCCAAAATCCCTGGCCCGCCTGCACAAGCTCCAGAATCTTGATTTGTCGTTGAACTGGCTCACCGGCGGCATCCCTGCCGAGTTGGGGAGCATGGGGGAGCTGGTTTACCTGGTTCTCTCCAACAACAACCTCTCCGGCACCATTCCCACCGCCTTGTGCTCCAATGCCACTCATCTGGAGCACCTGATTCTGGCTCAGGCCCAGCTCTCTGGCCCCATTCCCCCGCAATTGAGCAACTGCAGCGCTCTGAAGCAGCTTGACCTTTCCAACAACACCCTCAACGGTGCCATCCCAGTTGAGCTATATGAGTTGGTCGCCTTGACAGATCTCTATCTCCACAACAACAGCTTGGTGGGCTCCATTTCTTCATCCATAGCAAATCTCAGCAGCCTGCAGGCCCTGGCTCTGTACCACAACGATCTGGAGGGAAGCCTGCCGCTGGAGATTGGGATGCTTGGCGAGCTCCAGTTGCTGTATCTCTACGACAACCGCTTGAGCGGGGAGATCCCCACGGAGATTGGCAACTGCTCGAGCTTGCAAATGATCGACTTCTTTGGAAATCACTTAAGTGGGGGAATACCTGACAGCATTGGGAGGCTAGATCAGCTTAATCTCCTTCACTTGAGGCAGAATGAGCTTGTAGGAGAAATTCCCGCTGCTCTAGGCAAGTGCCACCAACTAACCATTCTGGACTTGGCAGACAATGCTCTGTCTGGCGGTATTCCCCCAACACTGGGGAGTGTCCTGGCATTGGAGCAGCTCATGCTCTACAACAATTCTCTCGGCGGTAATCTTCCCCACTCTCTCATCAGTCTAAGGAACCTGACCAGGGTCAACCTTTCCAAAAATAGATTCGATGGCAGCATCTCTGCCTTGTGTAGCTCGcactctttcctttctttcgatGTCACAGATAATTCCTTTGAGGACGAAATACCTCCCCAACTGGGTAATTCACCTTTCTTGGAAAGACTCAGATTAGGAAACAATCAATTCAACGGGAGTATCCCTTGGACCTTGGGGAAGATTCGTGAGCTCTCGTTGCTCGACCTATCAAGAAATTTGCTCACCGGAACTGTTCCTGTTCAACTCTCCTTGTGCAAGAAATTGACCCACCTGGATCTAAACAATAACCTTCTCTCCGGGCCAGTCCCTTTGTGGCTTGGGAGCTTGCCACGGTTGGGCGAACTTAAGCTTTCGAGCAACAGCTTTACCGGCCCTGTTCCTCCACTGCTATCCGAATGTTCCAAGCTGTTGGTGCTTTCTCTTGATGCAAACTCGCTGAATGGAACCCTCCCTGCCGAAATTGGTGATCTTGCCTCACTCAATGTCCTCAACCTCAACCGCAACCAACTCTCTGGGCCTATCCCTTCATCCATAGGGAAGTTAGGCAAGCTTTATGAGCTTCGACTCTCTGAAAACAACTTCACTGGTGAAATTCCTGTGGAACTTGGACAACTCCAGAATCTCCAAAGCATCCTTGATCTGAGCCACAACAATCTCAGCGGCCAAATCCCGCCCTCTATAGCCACGCTGTCAAAACTCGAAGCACTCGATCTATCTCACAATCAGTTGTTTGGAGAAGTTCCTTCGGAAGTTGGCGAAATGAGCAGCTTGGGGAAGCTTGACCTCTCTTACAACAAGCTTCAGGGCAATCTGGGGAAGCCATTCTCACGGTGGCCAGCTCAGGCATTCCAAGGGAACCTGCATCTTTGCGGGAGTCCTCTTGTCCCATGCAACAGCTTCATATCCGGCAACCAGCATCAGTCAGGTCTGAGTGGATCCGCAGTCGTTATCATCTCAGCAGTGTCAACCTTGGCAGCCATTGCTCTTCTGGTGGTTGCTATTGCCCTGCTCTTGAAGAGCAGGCGCGAGGCTTTCAAAAGATTCAATGGAGTGAACTGCGTGTCCTCTACTAATTCTTCCCAGGCACATCGGAAATTACTCTTCCACCAGGGTGCTGCCAAGCAAGACTTCAGATGGGAAGATATTATGGAAGCCACCAACAACCTTAGTGATGAGTTCATGATTGGTTCTGGGGGATCCGGTAAAGTCTACAGGGCTGAGATGCCTACCGGGGAAACTGTGGCAGTTAAGAAGATATCGTGGAGGGAAGATCTCCTATCAAATAGGAGCTTCGTCAGGGAAGTCAAGACGCTGGGCAGGGTCCGGCACAGACACCTAGTGAAATTGATTGGCTACTGCAGCAACAAAGCTGCAGGTTCCAATCTGTTAATTTACGAGTACATGGAGAATGGAAGTCTATGGGATTGGTTGCACCAGGAGCCAGCGAATTGGAAGAAGCAGAGGAGCCTCGATTGGGAAGCAAGGTTACGCATAGGACTGGGATTAGCTCAAGGCGTGGAGTACCTGCATCATGACTGTGCTCCAAAGATCATTCACAGGGATATCAAATCTAGCAATTTGTTGCTGGACTCTAACATGGAGGCACACCTAGGTGATTTTGGGCTCGCGAAATCCCTGGTGGAGAATTACGAATCACTAGACACTGAGTCCAATTCGTGGTTTGCGGGGTCGTATGGCTACATTGCTCCAG AGTATGCATACTCCATGAAGGCAACTGAAAAAAGCGATGTTTACAGTATGGGAATTGTGCTGATGGAGCTCGTGAGCGGGAAAATGCCAACAGGCGCTCCTTTCGGTTTAGACATGGACATGGTCAGATGGGTGGAGACACATATTGAGATGCAAGGTTCGGCTCGGGAAGAGTTGATAGACCCAGCATTGGGGCCACTACTAGCTGGGGAAGAGAATGCAGCATTTCAAGTGCTAGAAATCGCACTGCAGTGCACAAAAACTGCCCCACAAGAGAGGCCATCATCCAGGCAGGCGTGCGATGTCCTTTTCCATGTTTTCAACGATAGGATGATGGATTTGGAGAAGACAAGTCTTGATCCCTAG
- the LOC115755385 gene encoding LRR receptor-like serine/threonine-protein kinase GSO1 isoform X2 yields the protein MAILFMPHGALDNRVAVILVLLVLLCSLGHGEPTPSLRILLEAKASFVEEDPRVLSGWSPSNPNFCTWTGVSCDQLRQQVVALNLSASLLSGSISPSLGRLRNLLHLDLSSNSLTGPIPPALSNLSSLQSLLLFSNQLSGAIPPQLGSLSSLRVLRLGDNPALTGPIPPSLGDLASLVTLGLASCSLTGPIPPQLGNCSSLTQFTAALNGLSGSIPRELGRLGNLGLLNLANNSLSGEIDEMIGEMGELHYLNLLGNRLEGSIPKSLARLHKLQNLDLSLNWLTGGIPAELGSMGELVYLVLSNNNLSGTIPTALCSNATHLEHLILAQAQLSGPIPPQLSNCSALKQLDLSNNTLNGAIPVELYELVALTDLYLHNNSLVGSISSSIANLSSLQALALYHNDLEGSLPLEIGMLGELQLLYLYDNRLSGEIPTEIGNCSSLQMIDFFGNHLSGGIPDSIGRLDQLNLLHLRQNELVGEIPAALGKCHQLTILDLADNALSGGIPPTLGSVLALEQLMLYNNSLGGNLPHSLISLRNLTRVNLSKNRFDGSISALCSSHSFLSFDVTDNSFEDEIPPQLGNSPFLERLRLGNNQFNGSIPWTLGKIRELSLLDLSRNLLTGTVPVQLSLCKKLTHLDLNNNLLSGPVPLWLGSLPRLGELKLSSNSFTGPVPPLLSECSKLLVLSLDANSLNGTLPAEIGDLASLNVLNLNRNQLSGPIPSSIGKLGKLYELRLSENNFTGEIPVELGQLQNLQSILDLSHNNLSGQIPPSIATLSKLEALDLSHNQLFGEVPSEVGEMSSLGKLDLSYNKLQGNLGKPFSRWPAQAFQGNLHLCGSPLVPCNSFISGNQHQSGLSGSAVVIISAVSTLAAIALLVVAIALLLKSRREAFKRFNGVNCVSSTNSSQAHRKLLFHQGAAKQDFRWEDIMEATNNLSDEFMIGSGGSGKVYRAEMPTGETVAVKKISWREDLLSNRSFVREVKTLGRVRHRHLVKLIGYCSNKAAGSNLLIYEYMENGSLWDWLHQEPANWKKQRSLDWEARLRIGLGLAQGVEYLHHDCAPKIIHRDIKSSNLLLDSNMEAHLGDFGLAKSLVENYESLDTESNSWFAGSYGYIAPEYAYSMKATEKSDVYSMGIVLMELVSGKMPTGAPFGLDMDMVRWVETHIEMQGSAREELIDPALGPLLAGEENAAFQVLEIALQCTKTAPQERPSSRQACDVLFHVFNDRMMDLEKTSLDP from the exons ATGGCGATATTGTTCATGCCTCACGGAGCTCTTGATAATCGGGTTGCTGTAATCCTTGTGCTTCTGGTGTTGCTCTGCTCGTTAGGACATGGCGAGCCGACCCCGAGCCTGAGGATACTTCTGGAGGCCAAGGCGTCGTTCGTGGAAGAAGACCCGAGAGTGTTGTCCGGCTGGTCTCCGAGCAACCCGAATTTCTGTACGTGGACCGGCGTGTCTTGCGATCAGCTTCGACAACAGGTGGTGGCCCTCAACCTGTCGGCGTCCTTGCTGTCGGGGTCGATATCGCCGTCCCTGGGCCGCCTGCGAAACCTGCTCCACCTTGACCTCTCCTCCAACAGCCTGACGGGGCCGATCCCACCTGCTCTCTCCAACCTCTCCTCCCTCCaatccctcctcctcttctccaaCCAACTCTCCGGGGCCATCCCTCCTCAGCTCGGCTCCCTCTCCTCCCTCCGCGTCCTCCGCCTCGGTGACAACCCTGCCCTCACCGGCCCTATCCCTCCGTCCTTGGGGGACCTGGCAAGCCTCGTTACTCTCGGCTTGGCCTCCTGCAGCCTCACCGGCCCCATCCCACCTCAG CTAGGCAACTGCTCCAGCCTCACGCAGTTCACCGCCGCGCTCAATGGCCTCAGCGGATCCATCCCGAGAGAATTGGGCCGGCTTGGGAATCTTGGGCTGCTGAACCTGGCGAACAACAGCCTGTCCGGGGAGATTGATGAAATGATTGGCGAGATGGGCGAGCTGCACTACTTGAACTTGCTGGGGAACCGGCTGGAGGGTTCCATCCCAAAATCCCTGGCCCGCCTGCACAAGCTCCAGAATCTTGATTTGTCGTTGAACTGGCTCACCGGCGGCATCCCTGCCGAGTTGGGGAGCATGGGGGAGCTGGTTTACCTGGTTCTCTCCAACAACAACCTCTCCGGCACCATTCCCACCGCCTTGTGCTCCAATGCCACTCATCTGGAGCACCTGATTCTGGCTCAGGCCCAGCTCTCTGGCCCCATTCCCCCGCAATTGAGCAACTGCAGCGCTCTGAAGCAGCTTGACCTTTCCAACAACACCCTCAACGGTGCCATCCCAGTTGAGCTATATGAGTTGGTCGCCTTGACAGATCTCTATCTCCACAACAACAGCTTGGTGGGCTCCATTTCTTCATCCATAGCAAATCTCAGCAGCCTGCAGGCCCTGGCTCTGTACCACAACGATCTGGAGGGAAGCCTGCCGCTGGAGATTGGGATGCTTGGCGAGCTCCAGTTGCTGTATCTCTACGACAACCGCTTGAGCGGGGAGATCCCCACGGAGATTGGCAACTGCTCGAGCTTGCAAATGATCGACTTCTTTGGAAATCACTTAAGTGGGGGAATACCTGACAGCATTGGGAGGCTAGATCAGCTTAATCTCCTTCACTTGAGGCAGAATGAGCTTGTAGGAGAAATTCCCGCTGCTCTAGGCAAGTGCCACCAACTAACCATTCTGGACTTGGCAGACAATGCTCTGTCTGGCGGTATTCCCCCAACACTGGGGAGTGTCCTGGCATTGGAGCAGCTCATGCTCTACAACAATTCTCTCGGCGGTAATCTTCCCCACTCTCTCATCAGTCTAAGGAACCTGACCAGGGTCAACCTTTCCAAAAATAGATTCGATGGCAGCATCTCTGCCTTGTGTAGCTCGcactctttcctttctttcgatGTCACAGATAATTCCTTTGAGGACGAAATACCTCCCCAACTGGGTAATTCACCTTTCTTGGAAAGACTCAGATTAGGAAACAATCAATTCAACGGGAGTATCCCTTGGACCTTGGGGAAGATTCGTGAGCTCTCGTTGCTCGACCTATCAAGAAATTTGCTCACCGGAACTGTTCCTGTTCAACTCTCCTTGTGCAAGAAATTGACCCACCTGGATCTAAACAATAACCTTCTCTCCGGGCCAGTCCCTTTGTGGCTTGGGAGCTTGCCACGGTTGGGCGAACTTAAGCTTTCGAGCAACAGCTTTACCGGCCCTGTTCCTCCACTGCTATCCGAATGTTCCAAGCTGTTGGTGCTTTCTCTTGATGCAAACTCGCTGAATGGAACCCTCCCTGCCGAAATTGGTGATCTTGCCTCACTCAATGTCCTCAACCTCAACCGCAACCAACTCTCTGGGCCTATCCCTTCATCCATAGGGAAGTTAGGCAAGCTTTATGAGCTTCGACTCTCTGAAAACAACTTCACTGGTGAAATTCCTGTGGAACTTGGACAACTCCAGAATCTCCAAAGCATCCTTGATCTGAGCCACAACAATCTCAGCGGCCAAATCCCGCCCTCTATAGCCACGCTGTCAAAACTCGAAGCACTCGATCTATCTCACAATCAGTTGTTTGGAGAAGTTCCTTCGGAAGTTGGCGAAATGAGCAGCTTGGGGAAGCTTGACCTCTCTTACAACAAGCTTCAGGGCAATCTGGGGAAGCCATTCTCACGGTGGCCAGCTCAGGCATTCCAAGGGAACCTGCATCTTTGCGGGAGTCCTCTTGTCCCATGCAACAGCTTCATATCCGGCAACCAGCATCAGTCAGGTCTGAGTGGATCCGCAGTCGTTATCATCTCAGCAGTGTCAACCTTGGCAGCCATTGCTCTTCTGGTGGTTGCTATTGCCCTGCTCTTGAAGAGCAGGCGCGAGGCTTTCAAAAGATTCAATGGAGTGAACTGCGTGTCCTCTACTAATTCTTCCCAGGCACATCGGAAATTACTCTTCCACCAGGGTGCTGCCAAGCAAGACTTCAGATGGGAAGATATTATGGAAGCCACCAACAACCTTAGTGATGAGTTCATGATTGGTTCTGGGGGATCCGGTAAAGTCTACAGGGCTGAGATGCCTACCGGGGAAACTGTGGCAGTTAAGAAGATATCGTGGAGGGAAGATCTCCTATCAAATAGGAGCTTCGTCAGGGAAGTCAAGACGCTGGGCAGGGTCCGGCACAGACACCTAGTGAAATTGATTGGCTACTGCAGCAACAAAGCTGCAGGTTCCAATCTGTTAATTTACGAGTACATGGAGAATGGAAGTCTATGGGATTGGTTGCACCAGGAGCCAGCGAATTGGAAGAAGCAGAGGAGCCTCGATTGGGAAGCAAGGTTACGCATAGGACTGGGATTAGCTCAAGGCGTGGAGTACCTGCATCATGACTGTGCTCCAAAGATCATTCACAGGGATATCAAATCTAGCAATTTGTTGCTGGACTCTAACATGGAGGCACACCTAGGTGATTTTGGGCTCGCGAAATCCCTGGTGGAGAATTACGAATCACTAGACACTGAGTCCAATTCGTGGTTTGCGGGGTCGTATGGCTACATTGCTCCAG AGTATGCATACTCCATGAAGGCAACTGAAAAAAGCGATGTTTACAGTATGGGAATTGTGCTGATGGAGCTCGTGAGCGGGAAAATGCCAACAGGCGCTCCTTTCGGTTTAGACATGGACATGGTCAGATGGGTGGAGACACATATTGAGATGCAAGGTTCGGCTCGGGAAGAGTTGATAGACCCAGCATTGGGGCCACTACTAGCTGGGGAAGAGAATGCAGCATTTCAAGTGCTAGAAATCGCACTGCAGTGCACAAAAACTGCCCCACAAGAGAGGCCATCATCCAGGCAGGCGTGCGATGTCCTTTTCCATGTTTTCAACGATAGGATGATGGATTTGGAGAAGACAAGTCTTGATCCCTAG